The following are from one region of the Hymenobacter sp. YIM 151858-1 genome:
- a CDS encoding translocation/assembly module TamB domain-containing protein, translating to MATPTPPPSDTTPASSPAPRPHARSPWGWLWRGLLGLLLLIVLLVVGLIVALQFPAAQNFAARKAANYLQNKIGTEVRIGKFRTDWRHALSLDGVYLEDQKGDTLLSVGHLGVDIDLWALTKSQINVSSVELTDGTVHIARTEPDSTFNFDYILAAFATGDTTTTTPADSTGGFKYDIGDAHLANIYLTYRDEVDGMNVRTRVGDLAVAMNEVDVDRSIYRIGTASLKNTGINITQTKVPPDTPAEPLTLTLGLERAALDNVSLNYRNDPSRQYIRTRIGQAAVTADNIDLIRQRIALNTLTLRNSEIAYAQNENVPVEQRVVNPAEVVEKVDSAVAQTTGAPTSWRVSLRESDISGVRFAFDNVDEARQRTRLPAMDYNHLLFDSLALRTRNLVYTNNRTTGRIDLLRGREQSGFRVDKAQADVVYDSVQIRLDNLDLITPHTRIRRTLAIGFDSLGALADTRTLGKTRLEANLQNTRLGFRDILYLAPDLITEKPFTSGPNQSVLISGQLNGRLDNFALNNLELVGLRNTIVRASGRIRGLPNTDGRLYTDLNIRQLTTTRRDINDILPAGIIPEDVIALPERATLSGTVRGRPTANDLALNLRANTSYGGAAIVANLRPGPTGQEPVDARFTLNNFDLGRLLKQPDLGPVTGSGTYKGVGFEPTTMRGQLVANLQQARYGNYTYRNVAANVGIRGQQYDIDARSTGDANAAFAIKATVDLRNPDAPRYSFSGNLQSLNLTALGFYSGGNLSVRGDLNSSLSGADLNTLNGTLQGNNVVITLNNQVIPIDSVNARIVQQPGRTEVDFTSNLVTAVLRGNTRLGDIATELQRHIDRYFDLPGVQYRASSLARNFTFDVRVPQSGARLLPKFVTGLTRISPFAIAGSYDSRAANLTVRSDIRRMRYQGVVFDSLKLRVGSDPQKLDYSVALDQIRQDTTLKVPSPSLTGSIANNQIGTRLRIAEGDSAERLNLAGTLQVLGGGRTYQFSFEPTLALDGRQWDAAPGNYLRYTPATGNIEAQNVRLTYSGRAERFLALQTLSGARNPLQVQIGNFDLNALGHAAGLQDSLIGGTLNGQAVAFNLGRTGQAFTADLNLTGLAYNKYLLGDLRAQAVNNTADRYDLTAQLVSPDGNDVRLNGYYVANGTINVVADLARLNLRTVEPFAAGQIQQSTGALTGRFTVTGTTAAPQLRGAARFQEAGFTLTQLGAPFRLPSDELVLNERGLRFDNFAILDSVGNRAVVNGYIEPARDLAMVGQYRLALDVVTDDFLAVQSTRRDNPLYYGKLLVDSDTRVTGNLYRPVVRTRAAVVEGSDLSVVVPNDEPVAVEREGIVVFVDKDAPKPNADSLLLATADDIDSAAVATGYDVRANITITDNTPFTIVIDEAAGDNLRVRAAGTLSAVLDERGAQTLTGRLDVTQGQYQLSLYDLAERKFDIAPGSYIVWSGDPFNAQVSVSAIYRVRAVAADLIANQIETSQTLSNLSRNRLPFEVYLNVTEQLLKPAISFDIKLPEGASGEVAAAVRAKLEQLRQPSNVNELNKQVFALLALNRFIADNPFRSTAGPGSFVENQLRGSASQVLTDQLNNLTGEYLAGLGLELGVNSYSAVGATGEERSRTDLNVAVRRQLLNDRLTVRLGTDVPLAGSSSGSQATSGASAASQFAGDVSIEYNILPDGRLRLRAFRNNAYEDIDGQFVRTGASLIFQRDYNSLDELFARTPEAVKQQVKADRRARKAEEAAQQDTLKNNALN from the coding sequence TTGGCTACTCCTACGCCTCCTCCTTCCGATACTACGCCGGCCAGCTCGCCGGCGCCACGCCCGCACGCGCGCAGCCCCTGGGGCTGGTTGTGGCGCGGGCTGTTGGGTTTGTTGCTGCTGATTGTGTTGCTGGTGGTGGGGCTGATCGTGGCCCTGCAGTTTCCGGCAGCCCAGAACTTTGCTGCCCGCAAGGCCGCCAACTACCTTCAGAACAAGATTGGCACCGAGGTGCGCATCGGCAAGTTCCGGACGGATTGGCGCCACGCCCTGTCGCTCGACGGGGTATACCTCGAAGACCAGAAGGGCGACACCCTGCTATCGGTGGGGCACCTAGGGGTTGATATTGATTTGTGGGCCCTCACCAAGTCGCAGATCAACGTAAGCTCGGTGGAGCTGACCGACGGCACCGTGCACATTGCGCGCACCGAGCCCGACTCCACGTTCAACTTCGACTACATCCTGGCGGCGTTTGCCACCGGCGACACTACCACAACCACCCCGGCCGACTCGACCGGCGGGTTTAAGTACGACATCGGCGACGCGCACCTGGCCAACATCTACCTCACGTACCGCGACGAGGTAGACGGCATGAACGTGCGCACCCGCGTGGGCGACCTGGCCGTGGCCATGAACGAGGTGGACGTAGACCGCAGCATTTACCGTATCGGCACGGCCTCGCTGAAGAACACGGGCATCAACATCACCCAAACCAAAGTACCGCCCGATACCCCGGCCGAGCCGCTTACGCTCACCCTGGGTTTGGAGCGCGCCGCCCTCGATAACGTTTCCTTGAACTACCGTAACGACCCCTCGCGGCAGTACATCCGCACGCGCATCGGGCAGGCGGCGGTTACGGCCGATAACATCGACCTCATTCGGCAGCGCATTGCTTTGAATACGCTTACGCTGCGCAACTCGGAAATAGCCTACGCCCAAAACGAGAACGTGCCCGTAGAGCAGCGCGTGGTAAACCCCGCCGAGGTGGTGGAGAAAGTTGATTCGGCGGTGGCGCAAACCACGGGCGCGCCCACCAGCTGGCGCGTTTCGCTGCGCGAGTCCGACATCAGCGGCGTGCGGTTTGCCTTCGACAACGTGGACGAGGCCCGGCAGCGCACCCGCCTGCCCGCCATGGACTACAACCACTTGCTGTTCGATAGCCTGGCGCTGCGTACCCGCAACCTGGTGTACACCAACAACCGCACTACCGGCCGCATCGATTTGCTGCGCGGCCGCGAGCAAAGCGGTTTTCGGGTTGATAAAGCGCAGGCCGATGTGGTGTACGACTCGGTGCAGATTCGGCTTGATAACCTCGACCTGATTACCCCGCACACGCGCATTCGGCGTACGCTGGCTATCGGGTTCGACTCCCTAGGTGCCTTGGCCGACACCCGCACCCTAGGTAAAACCCGCCTCGAGGCCAACCTGCAGAACACCCGCCTCGGCTTCCGCGACATTCTGTACCTGGCCCCCGACCTCATCACCGAAAAGCCCTTCACGAGCGGGCCCAACCAATCGGTACTCATCAGCGGGCAGTTGAACGGCCGCCTCGACAACTTCGCCCTGAACAACCTTGAGCTGGTAGGCCTGCGCAATACCATTGTGCGGGCGTCGGGGCGCATCCGGGGCTTGCCCAACACCGATGGCCGCCTCTACACCGATCTGAACATTCGGCAGCTGACCACCACGCGGCGCGACATCAACGATATCCTGCCCGCGGGCATTATCCCCGAAGATGTAATTGCGCTGCCCGAGCGGGCCACGCTTAGCGGCACCGTGCGCGGCCGCCCTACCGCCAACGACCTAGCCCTGAACCTGCGGGCTAACACCTCGTATGGCGGCGCGGCTATTGTGGCCAACCTGCGCCCCGGCCCAACGGGGCAGGAGCCCGTGGATGCCCGCTTCACGCTCAACAACTTCGACCTGGGACGCTTGCTGAAGCAGCCCGACCTAGGGCCCGTAACCGGCAGCGGCACCTACAAAGGAGTGGGCTTCGAGCCGACGACCATGCGTGGGCAATTGGTGGCCAACCTGCAGCAGGCGCGCTACGGCAACTACACCTACCGTAACGTGGCCGCCAACGTGGGCATTCGGGGGCAGCAGTACGACATCGACGCGCGCAGCACCGGCGACGCCAACGCGGCTTTTGCCATTAAGGCCACGGTTGATTTGCGCAACCCCGATGCCCCGCGCTACAGCTTCAGCGGCAACCTGCAAAGTCTGAACCTAACGGCCCTAGGTTTTTACTCGGGCGGCAACCTGAGCGTACGCGGCGACTTAAACAGCAGCCTTTCGGGCGCCGACCTGAACACCCTGAACGGTACGCTGCAGGGCAACAACGTGGTTATCACGCTCAACAACCAGGTTATTCCCATCGACTCGGTGAATGCCCGCATTGTGCAGCAACCGGGCCGCACCGAAGTCGATTTTACCTCCAACCTCGTAACGGCGGTGCTGCGCGGCAACACCCGCCTCGGCGATATTGCCACCGAGCTGCAACGCCACATCGATCGGTACTTCGATTTGCCGGGTGTGCAGTACCGCGCCTCCTCGTTAGCGCGCAACTTTACGTTTGATGTGCGCGTGCCGCAAAGCGGAGCGCGGCTGCTGCCCAAGTTCGTAACGGGCCTCACGCGCATCTCGCCCTTCGCTATTGCAGGCTCCTACGACAGTCGTGCGGCCAACCTAACCGTGCGCTCCGATATCCGGCGCATGCGCTACCAAGGCGTGGTGTTCGATTCGCTGAAGCTGCGCGTGGGCTCCGATCCGCAGAAGCTTGACTACAGCGTGGCACTCGACCAAATCAGGCAGGATACTACCCTGAAAGTGCCCAGCCCGAGCCTGACGGGCAGCATCGCCAACAACCAAATTGGCACCCGCCTGCGCATCGCCGAAGGCGACTCGGCCGAGCGCCTGAACCTGGCCGGCACCTTGCAAGTGCTGGGGGGCGGGCGCACCTACCAGTTCAGCTTCGAGCCCACGTTGGCACTCGATGGGCGGCAGTGGGATGCCGCACCGGGCAATTACCTGCGCTACACGCCCGCTACCGGCAACATTGAAGCGCAGAACGTGCGCCTGACGTACAGCGGCCGAGCCGAGCGCTTTTTGGCGCTGCAAACGCTGTCCGGTGCCCGCAACCCCTTGCAGGTGCAAATCGGCAACTTTGATTTGAACGCCCTAGGGCACGCGGCCGGCCTGCAGGACTCGCTGATTGGCGGCACCCTCAACGGCCAGGCCGTGGCCTTTAACCTAGGGCGCACGGGCCAGGCCTTCACGGCCGACCTGAACCTAACTGGCCTGGCCTACAACAAGTACCTGCTGGGCGACCTGCGTGCTCAAGCCGTAAACAACACCGCCGACCGCTACGATTTAACGGCGCAGCTGGTAAGCCCCGATGGCAATGACGTGCGCCTGAACGGCTACTACGTGGCCAACGGCACCATCAACGTGGTGGCCGACCTGGCCCGCCTGAACCTGCGCACGGTGGAGCCATTCGCGGCCGGGCAAATTCAGCAGAGCACGGGCGCACTTACGGGCCGCTTTACCGTAACGGGCACCACGGCCGCGCCGCAGCTGCGCGGGGCGGCGCGCTTCCAGGAGGCCGGCTTCACGCTTACGCAGCTGGGCGCACCCTTCCGCCTGCCCTCCGACGAACTGGTGCTGAACGAACGCGGCCTGCGCTTCGACAACTTCGCCATTCTCGACTCGGTGGGCAACCGCGCCGTGGTAAACGGCTACATCGAGCCGGCGCGCGACCTTGCCATGGTGGGTCAGTACCGCCTGGCGCTGGATGTTGTAACCGACGATTTCCTGGCCGTGCAGAGCACCCGCCGCGACAACCCGCTGTACTACGGCAAGTTGCTGGTCGATTCGGACACGCGCGTAACCGGCAACCTGTACCGCCCCGTGGTGCGCACCCGCGCCGCCGTGGTAGAGGGCTCCGACCTAAGCGTGGTAGTGCCCAACGACGAACCCGTGGCCGTGGAGCGCGAAGGCATTGTGGTATTCGTGGATAAAGACGCGCCCAAACCCAATGCCGACTCGCTGCTGCTGGCCACCGCCGATGACATCGACAGCGCCGCCGTAGCCACCGGCTACGATGTGCGCGCCAACATCACCATCACCGACAACACGCCCTTTACCATCGTTATCGACGAAGCCGCTGGCGACAACCTGCGCGTGCGGGCGGCCGGTACGCTCAGTGCCGTGCTCGACGAGCGCGGCGCCCAAACCCTCACGGGCCGCCTCGATGTAACGCAGGGCCAGTACCAACTCTCGCTCTACGACCTGGCCGAGCGCAAATTCGACATTGCGCCGGGCAGCTACATCGTGTGGAGCGGCGACCCGTTCAATGCGCAGGTAAGCGTATCAGCCATTTACCGCGTGCGCGCCGTGGCCGCCGACCTTATTGCCAACCAGATTGAAACGAGTCAGACACTGAGCAACCTGTCGCGCAACCGTCTGCCTTTCGAGGTGTACCTGAACGTTACGGAGCAGCTACTTAAGCCTGCTATCAGTTTCGACATCAAGCTACCCGAGGGGGCAAGCGGCGAGGTTGCAGCGGCCGTGCGTGCCAAGCTGGAGCAGCTGCGCCAGCCCAGCAACGTAAACGAGCTGAACAAGCAGGTGTTTGCCTTGCTGGCGCTTAACCGCTTTATCGCCGACAACCCCTTCCGCAGCACCGCCGGCCCGGGTTCGTTTGTGGAGAACCAGCTGCGCGGCTCGGCCAGCCAGGTGCTTACCGATCAGCTAAACAACCTAACGGGCGAGTACCTGGCGGGCCTAGGTCTGGAGCTGGGCGTGAACTCGTACAGCGCCGTGGGTGCCACCGGCGAGGAGCGCAGCCGCACCGATCTGAACGTGGCCGTGCGCCGGCAGCTGCTCAACGACCGCCTCACGGTGCGCCTAGGTACCGATGTGCCCCTGGCCGGCAGCAGCAGCGGCAGCCAGGCCACCAGCGGCGCCAGCGCGGCCAGCCAGTTTGCCGGCGACGTCAGCATCGAGTACAACATCCTGCCCGACGGCCGCCTGCGCCTGCGCGCCTTCCGCAACAACGCCTACGAAGACATCGACGGCCAATTTGTGCGCACCGGCGCCTCGCTCATTTTCCAGCGCGACTACAACTCGCTGGATGAGCTGTTTGCGCGCACGCCTGAGGCGGTAAAGCAACAGGTAAAAGCCGACCGCCGCGCCCGCAAGGCAGAAGAAGCTGCCCAGCAGGATACGCTTAAAAACAACGCTCTGAACTAG
- a CDS encoding 4-alpha-glucanotransferase encodes MRVRFRLPYFTQWGQRIEVRGTGPTLGDWRPEQALRLDYDPATGYWEKELEVPAGTAELRYKYLLIDEPNNATHWEWGPDRVVALGNEPYGRVVLDEFWRAPLLAENELLTNAFTQAIFRRPAQSPCAPAKPKARVADSAVRFTLAAPRVSPEHCLCILGSDASLGAWDARKAVVLSDAGYPEWTADVALEAADKPVLYKYAIWNPATKEVVALEAGPDRVLPPVFGRDVLRWRHDEQFRYAQGPWRGAGVALPVFSLRSKQGLGVGEFSDLKLLVDWAHETGLKLVQVLPINDTTATHTWVDSYPYAAISVFALHPQYLRLDEIAELKDAAQREELNRLRDELNQREFVDYEPVTQAKWRFVKLLYQQEKAAFLADAEFQQFFAEQNAWLAPYAVFSGLRDRFNTVDFRQWPAEFQQPGNLPEQLLQPEHPEFDEFGLHLFTQYHLDKQLRAAVDYARSKGVTLKGDLPIGIYRHSVEAWTQPELYHLDQQAGAPPDDFSVTGQNWRFPTYNWAKMAEDGYQWWKQRMSHLARYFDALRIDHILGFFRIWEIPNHAVEGLLGHFSPALPLHRNEIRERLGWWDDARLTQPYIRWHILEELFGAAAHAVREEFLEDAGHGAFRLKEHVNTQRKVEAVFEQKLGSASGEQREHLLTIRNGLYRLLTEVLFVEADGTNGEFWHPRITVDKSRTFRDLDDATRHRMHGLYIDFFYRRHENFWREQGLVKLPPVRYATNMLICGEDLGMVPASVPGVMRHLGMLGLNIQRMPAATGIEFSHPSDAAYLSVVSPSCHDMSTIRGWWEEDHKRTQRFFEHTLGHYGQQAPFYCEPWVAREMVVQHLNSPAMWAILPLQDFVALDAQLRRQNPLDEQINVPANPEHFWKYRFHIPLEELVQQKQFNQQVHELVQQSGRDEAF; translated from the coding sequence ATGCGCGTTCGTTTTCGTCTTCCCTACTTTACGCAATGGGGGCAACGTATTGAAGTGCGCGGCACCGGGCCTACGCTGGGCGACTGGCGCCCCGAGCAAGCCCTGCGCCTCGATTACGACCCGGCTACCGGTTATTGGGAGAAAGAGCTGGAGGTGCCCGCCGGCACCGCTGAGCTTCGTTATAAATACCTGCTCATCGACGAGCCCAACAACGCTACCCATTGGGAGTGGGGCCCCGACCGCGTGGTGGCCCTCGGCAACGAGCCCTACGGCCGCGTAGTGCTCGATGAATTTTGGCGCGCTCCGCTGCTGGCCGAAAACGAACTGCTTACCAACGCCTTCACGCAGGCTATTTTCCGCCGGCCGGCGCAATCGCCCTGCGCTCCGGCTAAGCCCAAAGCCCGCGTAGCCGATTCGGCCGTGCGCTTTACCCTAGCGGCCCCGCGCGTATCGCCCGAGCATTGCCTTTGCATTCTAGGTTCCGATGCGTCCCTAGGTGCCTGGGACGCCCGCAAGGCCGTGGTGCTCTCGGATGCCGGGTATCCTGAATGGACGGCTGACGTGGCCCTGGAAGCCGCCGATAAGCCAGTGTTGTATAAGTACGCCATCTGGAACCCAGCCACCAAAGAAGTAGTAGCCCTCGAAGCCGGCCCCGACCGCGTACTGCCCCCGGTGTTCGGCCGCGACGTGCTGCGCTGGCGCCACGACGAGCAGTTCCGCTACGCACAGGGCCCGTGGCGCGGGGCGGGCGTAGCGCTGCCGGTGTTCTCGCTGCGTAGCAAGCAGGGCCTGGGCGTGGGCGAGTTCTCCGACCTGAAACTGCTGGTTGATTGGGCCCACGAAACCGGCCTGAAGCTGGTGCAGGTGCTGCCCATCAACGATACCACGGCCACGCACACTTGGGTCGACTCGTACCCGTACGCGGCCATTTCGGTATTTGCCCTGCACCCGCAGTACCTGCGCCTCGATGAAATTGCCGAGCTGAAAGACGCGGCCCAGCGCGAAGAGCTGAACCGCCTGCGCGACGAGCTGAACCAGCGCGAATTTGTTGATTACGAACCCGTAACGCAGGCGAAGTGGCGCTTCGTGAAGCTGCTCTACCAGCAAGAGAAAGCCGCGTTCCTGGCCGATGCGGAGTTCCAACAGTTCTTTGCCGAGCAAAATGCCTGGTTGGCGCCGTACGCGGTATTCTCGGGCCTGCGCGACCGGTTCAATACGGTTGATTTCCGCCAGTGGCCCGCCGAGTTTCAGCAGCCCGGCAATTTGCCCGAGCAGTTGCTGCAGCCCGAGCACCCCGAGTTCGATGAGTTCGGCTTGCACTTGTTCACGCAGTACCACCTCGATAAGCAGCTCCGCGCCGCCGTCGATTATGCCCGCTCGAAAGGAGTAACCCTTAAAGGCGACTTGCCCATCGGCATTTACCGCCATTCGGTAGAGGCCTGGACGCAGCCCGAGCTATACCACCTCGACCAACAAGCCGGCGCCCCGCCCGACGACTTTTCGGTAACGGGCCAGAACTGGCGTTTCCCTACTTACAACTGGGCCAAAATGGCCGAGGATGGCTATCAGTGGTGGAAACAGCGCATGAGCCACCTGGCGCGCTACTTCGATGCCCTCCGCATCGACCACATTCTTGGTTTCTTCCGCATTTGGGAAATCCCGAACCACGCCGTGGAGGGCCTCCTAGGTCACTTTTCGCCGGCCCTGCCCCTGCACCGCAATGAGATTCGCGAGCGGCTGGGCTGGTGGGACGACGCCCGCCTCACGCAGCCGTACATTCGCTGGCACATCCTGGAGGAGCTGTTCGGCGCCGCCGCCCACGCCGTGCGCGAGGAGTTTCTGGAGGATGCCGGCCACGGCGCGTTCCGTCTGAAGGAACACGTGAACACCCAACGCAAGGTGGAAGCGGTATTTGAGCAAAAGTTGGGCAGCGCATCAGGCGAACAGCGCGAACACCTGCTTACCATCCGCAACGGCCTGTACCGCTTGCTCACGGAAGTACTGTTTGTAGAAGCCGACGGTACCAACGGCGAGTTCTGGCATCCGCGCATCACCGTCGATAAATCGCGCACTTTCCGCGACCTCGACGATGCCACGCGCCACCGCATGCACGGGTTGTACATCGATTTCTTCTACCGCCGCCACGAGAACTTCTGGCGTGAGCAAGGCCTCGTGAAGCTGCCGCCAGTGCGCTACGCCACCAACATGCTTATTTGCGGCGAAGACCTAGGGATGGTACCTGCCTCCGTACCTGGCGTGATGCGCCATCTAGGCATGCTTGGCCTGAACATCCAGCGTATGCCGGCTGCAACGGGTATCGAGTTTTCGCACCCCAGCGATGCCGCCTACCTGTCTGTGGTTTCGCCTTCCTGCCACGATATGAGCACCATACGAGGCTGGTGGGAGGAAGACCACAAGCGGACGCAGCGTTTCTTTGAGCATACCCTAGGTCATTACGGCCAGCAGGCCCCTTTTTACTGTGAGCCCTGGGTTGCTCGCGAAATGGTGGTGCAACACCTGAACTCCCCGGCAATGTGGGCCATTCTGCCGCTGCAGGATTTTGTCGCCCTCGATGCTCAGCTACGCCGCCAAAACCCGCTTGACGAGCAGATAAACGTACCGGCTAACCCCGAGCATTTCTGGAAGTATCGTTTCCACATCCCGCTCGAAGAGTTAGTGCAGCAGAAGCAGTTCAATCAGCAGGTACACGAGCTGGTACAGCAAAGCGGCCGCGACGAAGCTTTTTAA
- a CDS encoding NAD(P)/FAD-dependent oxidoreductase, which translates to MPTSTRRPFRRPTHIPPTDYDVVVVGAGCAGLSAALVLGRCRRRVLLCDGGKTRNAPSPAVHNFLSRDGIKPQELLRYGHEQLSAYPTVEQRESCVTQAERDEATGTFRITLDTGRCVTSRKVILATGVLDVLPPIDGMRELWGIGVLHCPYCHGYEVSDKPLAVYGRGKSVAGFALLVSRWSKDVVVCTDGTAGLADHSRHRLKRHGIPVYEQPIKRLIGKKNGEIHHIEFTDGSTIERTALFLHPDQQQRTDLATQLGCYRLARSGGIRVDKRIQTSVPGVYAAGDTTPAAQQAVVAAAEGVQAGISCNEQLTREECS; encoded by the coding sequence ATGCCTACTTCAACCCGACGACCTTTCAGACGCCCCACGCATATTCCACCCACTGATTATGATGTAGTCGTAGTAGGAGCAGGTTGCGCTGGCTTGAGCGCAGCTTTAGTGTTGGGCCGGTGTCGGCGGCGTGTTCTGCTGTGCGACGGAGGGAAAACCAGAAATGCACCCTCTCCTGCTGTTCATAATTTTCTATCCAGAGACGGAATAAAGCCGCAGGAGCTTCTTCGGTATGGTCATGAGCAGTTGTCGGCTTACCCAACCGTAGAGCAGCGGGAAAGCTGCGTAACACAAGCTGAACGCGACGAAGCAACCGGCACCTTCCGAATCACTCTCGATACAGGCCGCTGCGTCACGTCGCGTAAGGTCATCCTCGCAACAGGTGTGCTTGATGTACTCCCACCCATCGATGGTATGCGCGAATTATGGGGAATAGGAGTACTGCACTGCCCGTACTGCCACGGCTACGAAGTGTCCGACAAACCATTAGCTGTTTATGGCCGTGGTAAATCGGTAGCGGGCTTTGCACTATTGGTAAGCCGCTGGTCAAAGGATGTGGTGGTATGCACCGATGGCACAGCTGGGCTAGCCGACCATTCACGCCACCGCCTTAAGCGTCATGGCATCCCGGTGTATGAGCAGCCGATAAAACGATTGATAGGCAAAAAAAACGGCGAAATCCACCACATCGAGTTTACTGATGGGAGCACTATCGAACGTACAGCTCTTTTTCTTCACCCGGATCAGCAACAGCGCACCGATTTGGCGACACAGCTCGGTTGTTACCGGTTGGCACGAAGCGGAGGCATACGCGTTGACAAACGCATCCAGACATCCGTTCCTGGTGTGTACGCAGCCGGGGATACAACCCCCGCGGCCCAGCAAGCAGTGGTTGCCGCAGCTGAAGGAGTACAGGCCGGTATCAGCTGCAATGAGCAGCTAACTCGGGAAGAATGCTCATAA